In Salmo salar chromosome ssa15, Ssal_v3.1, whole genome shotgun sequence, one genomic interval encodes:
- the LOC106572632 gene encoding teashirt homolog 2, with product MPRRKQQAPKRAAVYEPDEHGVMRETIPEDDRENDTPTEEKTSPKASEDKEVDNKSSYSYQDSPVSVLSHQEAELESRFSDTSDRLSISDFKSSSPPESQKDKGSSGSKHKDDMHSSLEKMRAAYANFLSDSYCTGIGMDLKIGKSPSKANCDSTNVSTKSEFDWHQDALSKTFQQTHSPKPVSKPNLFSSVHLYRQSSKAGGTVFTGASRFKCKDCSAAYDSIVDLTVHMNKSGHYQDNNHGKPSNASTSSSKSRKRNLQDMEGKEDAQKVLKCMFCGHSFESLQDLSVHMIKTKHYQKVPLKEPIPVLSPKLLPPAKKRTYEANRPCSPDSTTGLAGYSEAQRSAAISNANSNRYGYQNGASYTWQFETCKSQILKCMECGSSHDTLQQLTTHMMVTGHFMKVTNSASKKGKQLALDPLVIEKMQVLAEPLANETDSDKVSPKTYSPGGSEKDSQREGTLDKMEESEVKDDKADSEDQKAGNRVIKYRYLREEDLEQQGLSGGGGDILKSLANTVASAINKAQTGTPSWSAYPSIHASYQLSGIIKSSTHLSASPPIQIKHTFNHKLRPIAPKGKFLQGAGGVDTPQQQYRKADTKKEKVGISDGKERLNIKFDMVENNDSDCQDDSSTSSKLDADCLNEGSDVIKGKWSPDFSDRGKTPSPPATGGQSTTSELVNDTPEILGINPLSALQLVLNSHLGKANKPTNSRSENSKLSARSQSILAELNQSMEKPAVVDATPARNSANIAFLFASNDQPIDLTKYKPNKPSSSHLQPFAPMPQKHALSDIADMVKVLPKATTPKASMPSRIPTMKLETDVRRSEGVSSEVYSVHKRKGRHSNWNPRHLIILQAQFASSLFLTSEGKYLLSDLGPQERMHISKFTGLSMTTISHWLANVKYQLRKTGGTKFLKSMDTGHPIFYCNDCASQFRTPPAFISHLESHLGFQIKDMRKLPIEHQTKVEEPELSKALSVRATETLVTEEDVDTKFKCKLCCRTFASNHAVKLHLSKTHSKSPDNHSQYVEMDKE from the coding sequence TATATGAGCCTGATGAACATGGCGTCATGCGAGAGACCATCCCTGAGGATGACAGAGAGAATGACACTCCAACTGAAGAGAAGACGAGTCCCAAGGCCTCAGAGGACAAAGAGGTGGACAACAAAAGCAGCTACAGCTACCAGGACTCCCCCGTCAGTGTCCTTTCCCATCAAGAAGCCGAGTTGGAGTCGCGCTTTAGCGACACCAGCGATAGACTCTCTATCTCAGACTTCAAAAGTTCCTCACCACCTGAAAGCCAGAAGGACAAGGGGAGCAGCGGTTCGAAACACAAGGATGACATGCACAGCAGCCTGGAGAAAATGAGGGCCGCCTATGCTAACTTTCTCTCAGATTCCTACTGCACAGGGATCGGAATGGACTTGAAAATTGGCAAATCTCCCAGCAAAGCTAACTGTGACAGCACCAATGTTAGCACCAAGAGTGAATTTGACTGGCATCAGGATGCACTATCCAAAACCTTCCAGCAAACACACTCCCCAAAGCCTGTGTCCAAACCCAACCTCTTCAGCTCGGTCCACCTCTACAGACAAAGCAGCAAAGCAGGTGGGACAGTGTTTACAGGGGCCAGCCGATTCAAGTGTAAGGACTGCAGTGCAGCCTATGACAGTATTGTGGATTTGACAGTGCACATGAACAAGAGTGGACATTACCAGGACAACAATCACGGCAAACCAAGCAATGCCTCCACATCCTCTTCCAAATCAAGGAAACGAAATTTGCAAGACATGGAAGGGAAAGAGGATGCACAGAAAGTTCTGAAGTGTATGTTCTGTGGCCATTCTTTTGAGTCCCTCCAGGACTTGAGTGTCCATATGATAAAAACTAAGCATTACCAAAAAGTACCTTTGAAAGAACCTATCCCAGTACTCTCACCTAAATTACTGCCACCAGCAAAGAAACGGACCTATGAGGCCAACAGACCTTGTTCTCCTGATTCTACCACAGGGTTAGCTGGCTACAGCGAGGCCCAACGGTCCGCTGCTATTTCAAATGCTAACAGTAATCGCTATGGTTATCAGAATGGAGCTAGCTACACTTGGCAGTTTGAGACATGCAAATCTCAGATTCTAAAATGCATGGAGTGTGGAAGCTCACACGATACCCTGCAACAACTCACCACTCATATGATGGTCACTGGACATTTCATGAAAGTTACAAACTCAGCCTCTAAGAAAGGGAAACAGTTAGCCCTGGATCCCTTGGTTATAGAAAAGATGCAGGTATTAGCTGAGCCGCTTGCTAACGAAACTGATAGCGATAAAGTGTCTCCAAAAACATATTCCCCAGGGGGCAGTGAGAAAGATAGCCAGAGGGAAGGCACATTGGACAAAATGGAAGAAAGTGAAGTGAAAGATGACAAGGCAGACAGTGAGGATCAAAAGGCAGGGAACAGGGTGATTAAATATCGATATCTTCGTGAGGAGGATCTGGAGCAGCAGGGATTGTCAGGTGGTGGAGGGGATATCCTCAAGTCTTTAGCCAACACGGTCGCCTCTGCAATCAACAAGGCTCAGACTGGGACCCCCAGCTGGAGTGCCTACCCCAGTATCCATGCTTCCTATCAACTCTCTGGGATCATCAAGAGCAGCACTCATCTCTCAGCATCTCCCCCCATTCAGATAAAGCACACATTCAACCACAAGCTGAGACCGATCGCCCCAAAGGGGAAGTTTCTTCAGGGTGCTGGGGGAGTTGACACTCCACAGCAACAGTATCGAAAAGCGGACACCAAGAAAGAAAAGGTTGGCATTAGCGATGGTAAAGAACGTCTGAATATTAAGTTTGATATGGTGGAGAATAATGACAGCGATTGTCAGGACGATTCCTCTACCTCTTCAAAGCTCGATGCAGACTGTCTGAATGAAGGGAGTGATGTGATCAAAGGGAAGTGGAGCCCAGATTTCTCAGACAGAGGCAAGACACCAAGCCCTCCTGCCACCGGTGGACAAAGCACTACTTCAGAGCTTGTCAATGACACCCCGGAAATACTCGGCATAAACCCTCTAAGTGCACTGCAGTTAGTTCTGAACAGCCATTTGGGTAAAGCAAATAAGCCCACCAATTCAAGATCTGAAAATAGTAAACTATCTGCTCGCTCTCAATCTATATTAGCTGAACTCAACCAGAGTATGGAGAAACCAGCAGTGGTGGATGCTACCCCTGCTAGGAACAGTGCTAACATTGCCTTCCTGTTTGCTAGCAATGATCAGCCAATAGACCTGACAAAATATAAACCTAACAAGCCAAGTTCCTCCCATCTACAACCCTTTGCCCCAATGCCACAGAAACACGCTCTGTCTGACATTGCTGACATGGTCAAGGTTCTTCCTAAAGCCACCACACCAAAAGCCTCTATGCCATCAAGGATACCCACCATGAAACTGGAAACAGACGTGAGGCGCTCTGAGGGCGTGTCGTCTGAGGTATACTCGGTTCACAAGCGCAAGGGAAGGCATTCGAACTGGAACCCCCGACATCTTATCATCCTCCAAGCCCAGTTCGCCTCCAGCCTTTTTCTGACTTCTGAGGGCAAGTACTTACTCTCAGATCTTGGTCCTCAGGAACGAATGCACATCTCTAAGTTTACTGGACTGTCCATGACAACCATCAGCCACTGGTTGGCCAATGTGAAATACCAACTTAGGAAAACAGGGGGGACCAAGTTTCTGAAGAGCATGGACACTGGCCATCCGATCTTCTACTGCAATGACTGTGCTTCCCAGTTCAGGACACCACCAGCCTTCATCTCCCACCTGGAATCACACCTAGGGTTTCAAATCAAAGATATGCGCAAATTGCCTATTGAGCATCAGACGAAGGTAGAGGAACCAGAACTGTCAAAGGCTCTCAGTGTCCGTGCGACAGAGACGCTAGTCACAGAGGAGGATGTTGACACTAAGTTCAAATGTAAGCTGTGTTGTAGGACATTTGCTAGTAACCATGCAGTTAAACTCCACTTGAGTAAAACTCACAGCAAATCACCTGATAACCATTCACAATATGTGGAAATGGATAAAGAGTAG